Proteins from one Diprion similis isolate iyDipSimi1 chromosome 3, iyDipSimi1.1, whole genome shotgun sequence genomic window:
- the LOC124404648 gene encoding transcription factor Sp5 yields the protein MPIRFYYDVETIFMDITYTVGRSWKTGSKKLVERSPIFVNLFETIVDQSLMRQSFIARITLLFRMDEVGGSTVVASEGVAVEIRKGLGGGCRASPMTMAESAVEDAAAPPGPAKPPPCTNNNTLSATANRNHRHRKRKRLSQVLDILQAHRSSPNEGEVFRFEGSTTVSEEDEEVFGSSRSPLADCSPGRLNFSPLRLKDEAATGVDEADHQHPPTSGQGAGAAVGAHRRNLTLSSYHPALRYAGCACVHCATPPSLLLPSPASPLTPLTPASLTPLTPVSPSSYSFEHYLHTKYLPDMFRRRSHSDSDVPGWDRPSPVPVPPPPPPPQRSGSLESEATSPPESPLDLSMKKGAGGRPHPLQILPPGIVTRGSVSVPVVRGDVASPTTKESVAVRYNLEVSPVVEEMPPGADVAYVCPVCGQMFSLHDRLAKHMASRHRRQGPQDASAKAYLCDVCKRSFARSDMLTRHMRLHTGVKPYTCRVCGQVFSRSDHLSTHQRTHTGEKPYKCPQCPYAACRRDMITRHMRTHARYPDGQPMKSEIGTPEGSPPSPSINHGAPSPSAGSASVKMEWKME from the exons ATGCCTATTCGTTTCTATTACGAcgttgaaacgatttttatgGATATAACTTATACTGTAGGTAGAAGTTGGAAGACCGGAAGTAAAAAACTCGTCGAACGATCACCGATCTTTGTTAATCTCTTCGAAACAATCGTTGATCAATCGCTTATGCGACAAAGTTTCATTGCTCGTATAACACTTCTTTTTCGAatg GACGAGGTGGGAGGCAGCACGGTGGTAGCCTCGGAGGGTGTAGCGGTAGAAATAAGGAAGGGCCTTGGCGGCGGGTGCCGCGCGTCGCCGATGACGATGGCCGAGAGCGCCGTGGAGGACGCCGCAGCGCCCCCCGGACCGGCGAAGCCGCCCCCCTGTACCAACAACAACACCCTCTCAGCGACGGCGAACCGGAACCACCGTCACCGCAAACGAAAGCGGCTCTCGCAGGTCCTCGACATCCTTCAGGCCCACCGAAGCTCACCGAACGAGGGTGAGGTCTTCAGGTTCGAGGGATCGACGACGGTCtcggaggaggacgaggaggtcTTCGGCTCGTCGAGGTCACCTCTCGCCGATTGCAGTCCCGGTCGTCTCAACTTTTCACCTCTCCGGCTTAAGGACGAGGCGGCGACGGGGGTCGACGAAGCCGATCATCAGCATCCACCGACTTCCGGTCAAGGGGCGGGGGCGGCTGTCGGTGCTCACCGGCGCAATCTGACCCTTTCGAGCTACCATCCGGCTCTAAGGTACGCCGGTTGCGCCTGCGTTCACTGCGCGACGCCACCGTCGCTCCTTCTTCCGTCCCCCGCCTCACCCCTGACGCCCCTGACGCCGGCTTCCTTGACGCCTTTGACGCCGGTCTCGCCCTCGTCTTACAGCTTCGAGCACTACCTCCACACGAAGTACCTGCCGGACATGTTCAGGCGGCGGAGTCACTCCGATTCCGATGTTCCAGGGTGGGACCGACCTTCACCGGTACCGGTTCCGCCGCCCCCGCCACCGCCTCAGAGGAGTGGATCCCTTGAGAGTGAGGCGACGTCGCCACCG GAATCACCGCTCGATCTCTCGATGAAGAAGGGCGCCGGAGGACGACCTCATCCTCTGCAGATTTTACCACCCGGCATCGTTACTCGCGGATCGGTAAGCGTACCGGTTGTAAGAGGCGACGTCGCCTCTCCGACAACCAAGGAAAGCGTCGCCGTTAGGTATAACCTGGAGGTATCGCCTGTTGTCGAGGAGATGCCACCGGGTGCCGACGTCGCTTATGTTTGTCCGGTTTGCGGACAGATGTTCAGCCTTCACGATCGTCTCGCCAAGCACATGGCTTCGCGTCATCGACGTCAGGGTCCTCAGGATGCTTCGGCCAAGGCTTACCTCTGCGATGTCTGCAAACGCAGCTTCGCCAGGTCGGACATGCTCACCAGACACATGCGGCTTCATACCGGTGTCAAACCGTATACTTGCCGTGTCTGCGGCCAGGTATTCAGCAGGTCCGATCATCTCAGCACTCATCAGCGGACCCACACGGGTGAGAAACCTTACAAGTGTCCTCAGTGTCCTTACGCCGCTTGTCGGAGGGACATGATCACACGGCATATGAGGACCCACGCGAGGTATCCCGACGGACAGCCAATGAAGAGCGAAATCGGCACACCAGAGGGCAGTCCTCCGTCACCCTCGATAAATCATGGAGCACCATCGCCGTCGGCTGGATCCGCCAGCGTCAAAATGGAGTGGAAAATGGAATGA